One Candidatus Atribacteria bacterium DNA segment encodes these proteins:
- a CDS encoding GNAT family N-acetyltransferase, which yields MVRNLINDCNSLIVDVLDDRVVGYVYYEDFKGDGYSDICFLNVLPSVRNRRIGTMLAKKAIEDSFQKSYIKKVEISVRVNNPEAFRLYQRLGFQETITFMAYKKQGGPLIPHLFQSVQRRDFAIKT from the coding sequence ATTGTGCGAAACCTAATAAACGATTGTAACAGCTTGATTGTGGATGTTCTTGATGATCGGGTGGTAGGTTATGTCTACTACGAAGATTTTAAAGGGGATGGTTATAGCGATATCTGTTTTTTAAATGTATTGCCCTCTGTACGAAATAGAAGAATTGGAACGATGCTGGCAAAAAAAGCCATAGAGGACAGCTTTCAAAAGAGTTACATAAAAAAGGTTGAAATTTCTGTACGTGTGAATAACCCTGAAGCTTTTCGCTTATATCAACGATTGGGTTTCCAAGAAACCATTACCTTTATGGCTTATAAAAAACAAGGAGGTCCCCTAATACCTCATTTATTTCAGTCAGTCCAAAGAAGAGATTTTGCTATAAAAACATAA